Within the Halichondria panicea unplaced genomic scaffold, odHalPani1.1 SCAFFOLD_33, whole genome shotgun sequence genome, the region ATCGTAACAGCTATAGTCAATGTCCGGAATTTGTTCAACAAGTCTCTGCTGTAAAATGAGCAGTGAGCCTTGTCCGCACCTCTCAGAGACATCTGCACATAATCACCAGCAGATGTGATAGGCAGACGTTATACTGTGGttacattccattctacactTAATTAGCTTATCAGACCATCATCATTATAGGAAATACACAACATGCTCACAGTATAGTGACAGTGTTTCATGACAGGTTGTGTGAATATACTCACTAGATGCCATTACATTAACGTACCACCATAAGTCTGTGAGACATGCACCACCATGATGACTGCCCGATCAACCAAATTCCTGTTCAAGGCAGGGATTTCATGCATTGCAAAGAAAGAATTCAAGGGGAAAGCTCCTTTCTCTGACTCTCCAAAGCCGAGATAAAAGATGGTGCCTGCTGCAGCTTCAGCAAATCTAACTGAGAACTCTTGGAAGAAAGCATAGGAAGTACTACACGGGCACAttccactgtactgtatgccGTCTGAAATGGATAAGATGACATATTAAATGACATAAGAGatggatgtataattatgttctgaaCAATTTGTGAACGTATAGTTATAATAGTAGTTACATAATTCTGGTTTGGGGAATCTTGAAAACCATAAGTAGTTTAATAATGGACAAACTGAAACTATAGGGACTGCATTATGTGGTTAGTATATACATTTTGATAGTTGACATGGTTACGAGACGTGTCATAACTTTGACTTACTTATACCACCACTGGTAGTTCCACACCAGCGTAACTGCGTCATGGGCATGTCCAACCTGTCGGCGATTTTGTCCATGATTGATATCGGGAAATAATTTGGACCAGAAAACACGTCAGCAGCATTACACATGCAACTCAGCATGACTGACAACTCTATAGTTTGAGACCAGAACAAGAACGTGTCCATCGCGGCAGTTATCGGGAACATGTTGAAGTAGTCCTCATAGTTTCTATTTAAGGAGAAAACACAGTACGTTTAATTCattgcatgtagctatagacCTAGCCTATAATAAATTAGTaacccataattatgtaggggGAGTTTGCACAGTTATAATGAGGATTGAGATGTTTGTTCACAACggactgtatacatgcagaagGTACCATATAGcgctttattttcgaggagcAAACATTTCATAGTTTTTGCGGATTGACCTTGAACCTCGAAATGTTGGTGCCTCGAATCATTGTTTACTCACGGTAttacctctctactgtaggggtgtcaCTGTGGTCGTTTGAACCTCTACCCTCGAAAATATTACTACTAAACGTTTAGTTTGAGCAATCTGCCAAATACTAGCTCCTTGGACAATAAAGTGCTATATAATATCTGTATTATTTGCTGAAACAGTCGCTGTAACAATGCAGTGACTATAAGTAAACACGTACTCTGTAGTTATACCACTAGGGTCTGTGTTGGCAAATGCTGAAGAAAATGCACTCCAATATCCATCACACGTGGTATTTATCCGCCCCAAGGCAACACATCCATCTAAGAACAGGGTTGGAAAGGTTTGTGGGGTAGGGTTGCAGTCTCCATCTGGTTGGCTGTTTACCAGCGACAGCAGAACAAGTAGAGACAGTGCAAATATGTTCCTCATCTACATAACAATTATACTGGTCAGTCACAATTTTAAATAAccaatgcatataattattagctaatTGGTAGATCTACATTGTCATTGGTACAGaatctagatctacaattTAATATATAGATAGGCTTGTGTATAGATCTAGAATCTAGATCTGGTGTGCTATCTAGACAAGACTCATGTGTAGTTAAGTTAGTCACTCACTGTGAATATTAGAAGAATCTACTGCAGCTAGCTGCTGCACTAATGCACTTTAAACTTTGT harbors:
- the LOC135352029 gene encoding ADP-ribosyl cyclase/cyclic ADP-ribose hydrolase 2-like, encoding MRNIFALSLLVLLSLVNSQPDGDCNPTPQTFPTLFLDGCVALGRINTTCDGYWSAFSSAFANTDPSGITTENYEDYFNMFPITAAMDTFLFWSQTIELSVMLSCMCNAADVFSGPNYFPISIMDKIADRLDMPMTQLRWCGTTSGGINGIQYSGMCPCSTSYAFFQEFSVRFAEAAAGTIFYLGFGESEKGAFPLNSFFAMHEIPALNRNLVDRAVIMVVHVSQTYGDVSERCGQGSLLILQQRLVEQIPDIDYSCYDIFGYPVNTDASLVEVTDCAANIITSIQEDREPADDPCFKKEVSCPLNSGRQRRQDNNGTDPCNAGVSAGQGVSSLIIFWASLLVLVFAAS